In Helicobacter bilis, a genomic segment contains:
- a CDS encoding TonB-dependent receptor domain-containing protein, giving the protein MLTKSMQNRVISKRISHYSLLSLVLSGFMLADTQDDKIQSTTNTEAKNYKLQQVVTTARGTEQLLKDAPASITVISREELENKPHRDLAEAIADIPGIDVNTELGKTGGLKISIRGMPANYTLILIDGKRTSVAGDINTTNAGWSQADTSFMPPLSAIERIEVIRGPMSTLYGSDAIGGVINIITKKSFDKYAVNIGLETTQNEDRQYGSGYMLNLFGVAPIIKDKLGLQLRARYYFREPSDVKYQYTITQNKPNNSAGSPTFPNVGDIVTDSAGFIGNPTMAHIYDIGGRLLWNLDSNNHIYFDTSYASQWYDNSKEQLGQHTSTANAYIVSRNNNIIAHKGNYGTWSIENSLQFNQSNNDGRMTNTKPNNPRQIAGKDVILESKGFIDLPYENYLSVGAQYWFSWMQDMVAKPSQFSQHTLALFAENEWEAFDGFRFTLGLREDYNSRFGFNTSPKAYLVYEAIPDWLTLKGGVSMGYKAPYLNQLIDGQYGFGAQGQLAFLGNPNLKPETSLSFELTALTDNDYFESGITYFYSLFWDKISSETLASQANASICGSAEFTRGCSRAINVDKSYIQGVELYAGIKPLYGVNFDVSYTFTSSEQLTGNLKGAPLTDTLDHRFNAKLGYTWEDLHVYLRSEVQGNRFRGLRPGTDAAQQQVLGAYYKPFMLLHLGATYRINEKFKVNFAIYNLLDKNFADYRQYGWETSGGGGNNYTGNALVGNMYNYIAEGRRYWFSVNMDF; this is encoded by the coding sequence ATGCTAACAAAATCTATGCAAAATCGTGTTATCTCGAAGCGTATTTCACACTATTCTCTACTCTCTTTGGTGTTATCTGGCTTTATGCTCGCAGATACACAAGACGACAAAATACAATCAACCACAAACACAGAAGCAAAAAACTATAAACTACAACAAGTCGTAACGACTGCTCGTGGCACAGAACAACTACTAAAAGATGCTCCCGCTTCTATCACCGTGATTAGCAGAGAAGAGTTAGAGAATAAGCCTCATAGGGATTTAGCGGAAGCTATTGCTGATATTCCGGGCATTGATGTCAATACAGAGTTAGGAAAAACAGGTGGATTAAAGATTTCTATCCGCGGTATGCCAGCAAACTATACTTTGATTCTAATCGATGGCAAACGCACAAGTGTCGCAGGGGATATTAATACGACAAATGCGGGTTGGAGTCAGGCTGATACGAGCTTTATGCCACCTTTGAGTGCGATTGAGAGGATTGAGGTTATCCGTGGTCCTATGAGTACGCTTTATGGGAGTGATGCGATTGGCGGTGTGATTAATATCATTACAAAAAAGAGTTTTGATAAATACGCTGTGAATATCGGGCTAGAAACAACGCAAAATGAAGACAGACAATATGGCTCTGGCTACATGCTAAATCTCTTTGGTGTCGCACCTATTATTAAGGATAAACTTGGGCTGCAGCTAAGGGCTCGTTACTACTTTAGAGAACCCTCCGATGTAAAATATCAATATACAATTACACAAAATAAGCCGAATAATAGCGCAGGCTCACCAACATTCCCAAATGTAGGCGATATAGTAACCGATAGCGCAGGCTTTATCGGTAATCCCACTATGGCACATATCTATGATATTGGTGGCAGACTTTTATGGAATCTAGATTCTAATAATCATATTTATTTTGATACAAGTTATGCGAGTCAATGGTATGATAATAGCAAAGAGCAGTTAGGGCAACACACAAGCACAGCGAACGCCTATATTGTAAGTAGAAACAACAATATCATCGCACATAAAGGCAACTATGGCACATGGAGTATAGAAAATTCTTTGCAGTTTAATCAAAGTAATAACGATGGACGCATGACAAATACAAAGCCCAATAATCCACGACAAATAGCTGGTAAAGATGTGATTCTAGAATCAAAAGGCTTTATCGACCTGCCTTATGAAAACTATCTAAGCGTTGGGGCGCAATACTGGTTTTCATGGATGCAGGATATGGTAGCAAAGCCTAGTCAGTTTTCACAGCACACTCTCGCCCTTTTTGCAGAAAATGAATGGGAAGCCTTTGATGGATTTCGTTTTACTTTAGGGCTAAGGGAAGATTATAACTCACGCTTTGGTTTTAACACTTCGCCAAAGGCATATTTGGTTTATGAGGCAATCCCTGATTGGCTAACGCTTAAAGGTGGCGTAAGTATGGGGTATAAAGCACCATATCTTAATCAGCTCATAGATGGACAATATGGTTTTGGCGCACAAGGGCAACTCGCATTTTTAGGGAATCCAAACCTAAAACCTGAAACAAGTTTAAGCTTTGAGCTAACCGCTCTTACAGATAATGACTATTTTGAATCTGGAATCACCTATTTTTATAGTCTCTTTTGGGATAAGATTAGCTCGGAGACTTTAGCTAGTCAAGCAAATGCAAGTATATGTGGTAGTGCGGAATTCACTAGAGGTTGCTCTCGTGCGATCAATGTCGATAAATCCTATATACAAGGTGTAGAACTCTATGCGGGGATAAAGCCACTTTATGGGGTGAATTTTGATGTGAGTTATACTTTTACAAGCAGTGAGCAACTAACAGGCAATCTCAAAGGTGCACCACTCACAGACACGCTAGACCATAGATTTAACGCAAAGCTTGGCTATACATGGGAAGATTTACATGTATATTTACGGAGTGAAGTGCAAGGTAATCGCTTTAGAGGTTTGAGACCGGGCACAGATGCAGCACAACAGCAAGTGCTAGGGGCATATTATAAACCTTTTATGCTTTTACATTTAGGGGCTACTTATAGAATTAATGAGAAATTTAAAGTAAATTTTGCTATCTATAACCTTTTAGATAAAAACTTCGCAGATTATAGACAATATGGTTGGGAGACTAGCGGTGGTGGCGGAAATAACTACACCGGCAATGCACTAGTTGGTAATATGTATAACTACATTGCCGAAGGCAGAAGATATTGGTTTAGTGTAAATATGGATTTTTAG
- a CDS encoding bifunctional proline dehydrogenase/L-glutamate gamma-semialdehyde dehydrogenase: MIEASLSLAKTLQHKINSDLSCKEKRFRKKMMKMLENPSSKVMLIELLDRSFRSKDNEMAHELISHTLQKYGIADFFSSFEKVLLQLFLGMGKSMPCVSVPFFIKNLKKDTKAMVLDASPIALKKHADKRASENIGLNVNLIGEEVLGNLESNYRLQKYEDALNSNYINYISIKITTIFSQINILDFEYSKREIVARLDKLYGIAEEKQKAGISKFINLDMEEFKDLELTVAAFMESLAKFDIKAGIVLQAYLPDSYEYLKTLVAFSKARVESGKPPIKIRIVKGANMEAEETIASVKGWELPTFRQKVDTDSNYNKMLDYILQDSNFKYIDIGIASHNIFQIAYAMTRINRAGAQDSFTFEMLEGMNLKASFEVASRNKLILYAPVCDDAHFNNAIAYLVRRLDENTGKDNFMRYAFDLEIDSIAWKQQEQIFLQSIEGIKSVQETSYRQQNRLKAPFTQKANLASFFNEPDTDFILKPNREWAEAIKTKWLNTESIEVTPIIGDKTPKDNKREIKQKGGDKVIANVYLANKDSLKAAMAYVKQAQNILSYEKLGEILLKTAEIVAERRNDLIGIAALEVGKTFAETDAEVSEAIDFLRFYPHSMYKLLETHKDFMLKPKGVGVVITPWNFPVAISVGGIAASLASGNRVIYKPSNISAVTGSILTQCFYDAGLPKDYLVFLPASGKDVNEILLKEADFAILTGGEDTAYEILKENPTLFLSAETGGKNATIVSKMADRDQAVKNIIHSAFSNSGQKCSATSLLILEEEVYKDEQFKRTLIDAANSLHVGNPFDFKNKLGYLSSTIDEKVKQGLELEQGEEWVLAPSFEDENPYAMRPCIKYGVKEGSYSHKSEFFTPILSVICAKDLEHAIDIANSTGYGLTSGFESLDEREWDYYLKHIEAGNLYINKSTTGAIVLRQPFGGIKKSAVGFGRKAGSYNYVAQFVDIIPNNSTQENTDLNTNLHMGHSFIDSMQYLINITQDESIKNELKAFLQTAKSYAYFHENEFLQKRDFVHIRGEDNLFYYVPVKSVIYRVRKEDSLSDILSVIASTQLISAKLTISLKATEMSESLGFVLEHIKTLQLKNIAIEYQSLEQFIESAGEYELIRYLESPDNENLVYKELIGQGRAKGKLIAYHKPYANGYFELLYYHTERAASIAFHRYGNLGRRALQGNK; encoded by the coding sequence ATAATTGAGGCAAGTTTGTCCTTAGCAAAGACATTGCAGCACAAAATCAATAGTGATTTAAGTTGTAAAGAAAAAAGATTCCGTAAAAAGATGATGAAAATGCTTGAAAATCCAAGCAGTAAGGTTATGCTTATTGAGTTGCTTGATAGAAGTTTTCGCTCAAAAGATAATGAAATGGCACACGAACTCATCTCGCATACTTTGCAAAAATATGGGATTGCTGATTTTTTCTCTTCGTTTGAAAAGGTATTATTGCAACTATTTTTGGGTATGGGTAAAAGTATGCCGTGTGTGAGTGTGCCTTTTTTCATAAAGAATCTAAAAAAAGATACAAAAGCTATGGTGCTAGATGCCTCGCCTATTGCCCTGAAAAAACATGCAGATAAAAGGGCTAGTGAAAACATTGGCTTAAATGTGAATCTAATCGGTGAAGAGGTGCTTGGGAATCTAGAGTCAAACTATCGTTTGCAAAAGTATGAAGACGCTCTAAACTCAAACTACATTAATTATATCTCTATCAAAATTACAACTATTTTTTCTCAAATCAATATCCTAGATTTTGAATACTCAAAGCGTGAGATAGTAGCAAGGCTTGATAAACTCTATGGCATTGCAGAAGAAAAGCAAAAGGCAGGTATCTCAAAGTTTATTAATCTTGATATGGAAGAGTTTAAGGACTTGGAACTCACGGTGGCAGCCTTTATGGAATCTCTTGCGAAGTTTGATATTAAAGCTGGGATTGTATTACAAGCGTATTTACCAGATTCTTATGAGTATTTAAAAACTTTAGTAGCCTTTTCTAAAGCGAGAGTAGAGAGCGGTAAGCCCCCGATTAAGATTCGCATTGTAAAAGGAGCGAATATGGAGGCTGAAGAGACTATTGCAAGTGTAAAGGGTTGGGAGTTGCCGACATTTAGACAAAAGGTTGATACAGATTCTAACTATAATAAAATGCTTGATTATATCCTGCAAGATTCTAATTTTAAATACATTGATATAGGTATCGCATCGCATAATATCTTTCAAATCGCTTATGCGATGACAAGGATAAATAGGGCAGGGGCGCAAGATAGCTTTACTTTTGAAATGCTTGAGGGTATGAATTTAAAAGCAAGTTTTGAGGTAGCTTCAAGAAATAAGCTTATTTTATACGCCCCGGTATGCGATGATGCGCATTTTAATAATGCTATTGCATATCTTGTAAGGCGACTTGATGAAAATACAGGTAAAGATAACTTTATGCGTTATGCCTTTGATTTAGAGATTGATTCTATTGCGTGGAAACAGCAGGAACAAATCTTTTTACAATCAATCGAGGGTATAAAAAGTGTGCAAGAGACAAGTTATAGGCAGCAAAATAGACTTAAAGCCCCATTTACACAAAAAGCAAATCTTGCTTCTTTCTTTAACGAGCCTGATACTGACTTTATATTGAAACCAAATAGAGAATGGGCGGAGGCGATTAAGACAAAGTGGCTAAATACAGAATCTATTGAGGTTACACCAATAATTGGCGATAAAACTCCAAAAGATAATAAAAGAGAGATTAAGCAAAAAGGCGGCGATAAAGTCATTGCTAATGTGTATTTAGCAAATAAAGATAGTTTAAAAGCGGCTATGGCGTATGTAAAACAAGCACAAAATATACTAAGCTATGAAAAGCTTGGCGAGATTTTGTTGAAAACTGCAGAGATTGTAGCAGAAAGGCGTAATGATTTAATCGGTATAGCAGCCCTTGAAGTGGGTAAAACCTTTGCAGAAACAGACGCTGAGGTAAGTGAGGCGATAGATTTTCTTAGATTCTATCCGCATAGCATGTATAAATTGCTAGAAACACATAAAGATTTTATGCTAAAGCCAAAGGGTGTTGGCGTAGTGATTACGCCGTGGAATTTCCCCGTTGCTATTTCTGTTGGTGGCATTGCCGCTAGTCTTGCTAGTGGGAATAGGGTGATTTATAAGCCATCTAATATTTCTGCTGTTACAGGCAGTATATTAACGCAGTGCTTTTATGATGCGGGACTACCGAAAGATTATCTTGTATTCTTACCTGCAAGTGGCAAGGATGTAAATGAGATTCTATTAAAAGAAGCGGATTTTGCGATTTTAACAGGCGGGGAAGATACGGCTTATGAGATTTTAAAAGAGAATCCAACACTATTTTTAAGTGCTGAAACAGGCGGTAAAAATGCGACTATTGTAAGCAAAATGGCAGATAGAGACCAAGCGGTAAAAAACATTATCCATTCAGCTTTTTCTAACTCTGGGCAGAAATGCAGTGCTACTTCTTTACTCATACTTGAAGAGGAAGTGTATAAAGATGAGCAGTTTAAACGCACATTGATTGATGCGGCAAATAGCCTTCATGTTGGGAATCCATTTGACTTTAAGAATAAGTTAGGGTATCTAAGCAGCACTATTGATGAGAAAGTAAAGCAGGGCTTAGAGTTAGAGCAAGGTGAAGAGTGGGTATTAGCCCCAAGTTTTGAAGATGAAAATCCCTATGCGATGAGACCATGTATTAAATATGGTGTAAAAGAGGGTAGCTATTCACATAAGAGTGAATTTTTCACGCCGATTTTATCAGTTATATGTGCGAAAGATTTAGAGCATGCCATAGATATCGCAAACTCTACTGGATATGGTTTAACAAGCGGTTTTGAATCTCTTGATGAAAGGGAATGGGATTATTATCTAAAGCACATTGAAGCAGGGAATCTTTATATTAATAAATCTACGACAGGGGCGATTGTCCTGCGGCAGCCATTTGGTGGGATTAAAAAGTCAGCAGTTGGCTTTGGCAGAAAGGCTGGAAGTTATAACTATGTGGCACAATTTGTAGATATTATCCCTAATAATAGCACACAAGAAAACACAGATTTAAACACAAATTTACATATGGGGCATAGCTTTATTGATAGTATGCAATATCTTATTAATATTACGCAAGATGAAAGTATTAAAAATGAATTAAAGGCGTTTTTACAAACTGCAAAAAGCTATGCGTATTTCCATGAAAATGAGTTTTTACAAAAAAGGGATTTCGTGCATATAAGGGGAGAAGACAATCTCTTTTACTATGTGCCGGTAAAATCAGTCATTTATCGTGTTAGAAAAGAAGATTCTCTAAGTGATATTTTAAGCGTTATTGCTAGCACTCAATTAATTAGTGCTAAGCTTACTATAAGCCTTAAAGCCACAGAAATGAGTGAATCTTTAGGTTTTGTGCTAGAACATATAAAAACATTGCAGCTAAAAAATATCGCTATTGAGTATCAAAGCCTAGAGCAGTTTATTGAGAGTGCAGGGGAGTATGAGCTTATCCGCTATCTTGAATCGCCGGATAATGAAAATCTTGTATATAAAGAGCTAATAGGGCAGGGCAGGGCGAAAGGAAAGTTAATCGCATATCATAAGCCCTATGCGAATGGATATTTTGAGCTTTTATACTATCATACAGAGCGTGCCGCAAGTATTGCATTCCATAGATATGGGAATCTTGGTAGAAGAGCATTGCAAGGTAATAAATAG
- a CDS encoding catalase family peroxidase, which translates to MCVYGNDAKQYDAEGIADVFYALNGDSKDPHKKINHTKGFCANGEFIPANNITKTLNIPLLKEKSIKTEVRYSLGGGSRVASDKSKPRGMALKIQGQKDEWEIVMLNTEINFAKNPQEFGEFFAMRIPKDGKVDTAYIAKRTSEVASYKNFEEYMKNIGITGSVANTMYHSIHTFYFKDSKNKLIPARFKFVPANGVAYLKENELQKVSNDFLESDFKEKSKKAPIAYKMILVLANPKDKTDDTTALWSGKHKEIEVGTLLVKQYNGDVCNGDVFMPNVLPNGVEAPKDPLFETRNDVYSITFGRRQ; encoded by the coding sequence ATGTGTGTTTATGGAAATGATGCAAAGCAATACGATGCGGAAGGTATTGCTGATGTGTTTTATGCGTTGAATGGAGATTCTAAAGATCCACATAAAAAGATTAATCATACAAAAGGCTTTTGTGCGAATGGAGAGTTTATCCCAGCAAATAACATTACAAAAACGCTAAATATACCATTGTTAAAAGAAAAAAGCATTAAGACAGAAGTGCGATATTCACTTGGTGGTGGAAGCAGAGTGGCAAGCGATAAATCAAAGCCTAGAGGCATGGCTTTGAAAATTCAAGGGCAAAAAGATGAATGGGAAATTGTTATGCTAAATACTGAGATTAACTTTGCAAAAAATCCACAGGAATTTGGCGAGTTTTTTGCGATGAGAATCCCAAAAGATGGCAAGGTGGATACTGCCTATATCGCTAAGAGAACAAGCGAGGTCGCATCATACAAAAACTTTGAAGAATATATGAAAAATATCGGTATAACAGGCAGTGTGGCAAATACAATGTATCACAGCATTCACACTTTTTATTTTAAGGATAGTAAGAATAAACTCATTCCGGCAAGATTTAAATTTGTCCCAGCAAATGGCGTAGCCTATCTCAAAGAAAACGAGCTGCAAAAAGTTAGCAATGACTTTTTAGAATCTGATTTTAAAGAAAAGAGCAAAAAAGCCCCGATTGCTTATAAGATGATTCTAGTCCTAGCAAATCCAAAGGATAAAACCGATGATACTACAGCCCTTTGGAGTGGTAAGCACAAGGAAATTGAGGTTGGCACATTGCTTGTAAAACAATATAATGGTGATGTATGTAATGGCGATGTGTTTATGCCAAATGTATTGCCTAATGGTGTAGAAGCTCCAAAAGACCCGCTATTTGAAACACGCAATGATGTATATTCGATCACTTTTGGTAGAAGACAATAA
- a CDS encoding autotransporter outer membrane beta-barrel domain-containing protein, producing the protein MKKEVVILVLLSCHALHADYTGHLPSSIVLQNGENASHNLTATCGNQYCYVGLPSAFNPNAYDFSYSTNNGTSSLTINAAMPQGTTQTLSIFYVGNLSVGSNSKLSLNDFHTLSIQKGLTLGANATLELTLQKGKKINASEFGPSSKVIFSRNADLTLHSGALLNATNMDFFIIDSKTTIHSGATLKVESSTIRIQNVVKNSGTLELNGVVWNVGQSTNGIDLATSRFSNTEGNVKVNGDFNNGGKPTADTIAGSFWQNDAPSPGGGDLINYGGTIHITGKLINQQGVEGSRTQNSSVQIYGGKIKVDGGMTNDANSTLIFGAYKGQMGQLEGNLTNNGKVVVDTAGVAMGSHSLITGQVSGDTKFDIIFRGGANEFIGANVVNGALEIKADSAKIQDFQHTLTDNEKSMINALDKQMNGIYTYGGSSLLRNVARDSVNGVANSFINAPLAILDSMQTHGADFSHTQGFSIGAFGGGIMSESMGGVMSGVKASYNTSLYSHLLATHFAYGYGSMNQHFETYKGTFQSHALSFSLMDRILLEKINIDIGLHGTFGFFATRDMLQFSSTNTAFNSDFNAYNLNANVNISYPFIFQSFSIAPVAGLRQSIITQSPYQNNKALEIQSNGYTNHITSMILGLNLAYNLNQVSTFFINLAYEPILYHAQKSTSVILNQQNLTFDTLSSLHTFNMQMGANWQINSNMKTSLNAFYKADMSSSHIFGVQANFGYEF; encoded by the coding sequence ATGAAAAAGGAAGTCGTTATATTAGTCTTATTGTCTTGCCATGCCTTGCACGCAGACTACACGGGGCATTTACCCAGCTCTATTGTGTTGCAAAATGGGGAGAACGCAAGTCATAATCTCACCGCAACATGTGGGAATCAATACTGCTATGTTGGTTTGCCAAGCGCGTTTAATCCAAATGCCTATGATTTTTCCTATTCTACCAATAACGGCACCTCAAGCCTTACCATAAATGCCGCTATGCCACAAGGCACAACGCAAACTCTGTCTATTTTCTATGTTGGGAATCTTAGTGTAGGGAGTAACTCAAAACTTAGTTTAAATGACTTTCATACCCTATCAATACAAAAAGGTTTAACCTTAGGGGCTAATGCGACTTTAGAACTTACACTGCAAAAAGGCAAAAAAATTAATGCAAGCGAGTTTGGTCCATCATCAAAAGTTATATTTTCACGCAATGCTGATTTGACTTTACATAGTGGTGCTTTATTGAATGCAACCAATATGGACTTTTTTATCATAGATTCTAAAACCACTATCCATAGTGGTGCGACTTTGAAAGTGGAATCTAGCACAATAAGAATACAGAATGTGGTAAAAAATAGTGGCACATTAGAGCTAAATGGAGTTGTATGGAATGTTGGACAAAGCACAAACGGCATAGACCTTGCAACTTCACGCTTTAGTAATACTGAAGGCAATGTAAAAGTTAATGGAGATTTTAATAATGGTGGTAAGCCAACAGCAGACACGATAGCTGGTAGCTTTTGGCAGAATGACGCGCCAAGCCCTGGTGGCGGGGATCTCATCAATTATGGTGGCACTATACACATTACAGGAAAGCTTATAAATCAGCAAGGGGTAGAGGGAAGTAGGACACAAAATTCTAGTGTGCAAATCTATGGCGGAAAGATTAAGGTTGATGGTGGCATGACAAATGATGCAAATAGCACATTAATCTTTGGTGCATATAAGGGACAAATGGGGCAGCTAGAAGGCAATCTTACAAATAATGGTAAAGTAGTCGTTGATACTGCCGGTGTGGCTATGGGCAGCCATAGTCTTATTACAGGGCAAGTAAGTGGCGATACGAAGTTTGATATTATCTTTAGGGGTGGGGCAAATGAATTTATCGGTGCAAATGTTGTAAATGGTGCTTTAGAAATCAAGGCAGATTCCGCAAAGATACAAGATTTTCAGCACACGCTTACAGATAATGAAAAAAGCATGATAAACGCACTTGATAAGCAGATGAATGGAATCTATACCTATGGTGGCAGCTCTCTTTTAAGAAATGTCGCTAGAGATTCTGTAAATGGCGTGGCAAACTCATTTATTAATGCACCTTTAGCGATTTTAGATTCTATGCAAACTCATGGTGCAGATTTTTCTCATACACAAGGCTTTAGTATAGGGGCATTTGGTGGCGGTATTATGAGTGAGAGTATGGGCGGTGTGATGAGTGGCGTTAAGGCTAGTTATAACACAAGTTTATACTCCCATTTACTTGCAACACATTTTGCCTATGGATATGGCTCGATGAATCAGCATTTTGAAACTTATAAGGGCACATTTCAAAGCCATGCATTAAGTTTTTCTCTCATGGATAGAATCTTATTAGAAAAAATCAATATCGATATAGGCTTGCATGGGACATTTGGCTTTTTTGCAACAAGAGATATGTTGCAGTTTTCTAGCACAAACACAGCTTTTAATAGCGATTTTAACGCGTATAATCTCAACGCAAATGTAAATATAAGCTATCCATTTATTTTTCAAAGCTTCTCCATAGCCCCAGTTGCAGGGCTTAGACAAAGCATAATCACACAAAGCCCATATCAAAATAACAAAGCTCTAGAGATACAGAGTAATGGCTATACAAACCATATCACAAGCATGATTTTAGGGCTAAATCTAGCATATAATCTCAATCAAGTAAGCACATTTTTTATAAACTTAGCATACGAACCGATACTCTATCATGCACAAAAAAGCACAAGTGTTATATTAAATCAGCAAAATCTCACCTTTGACACACTATCATCACTTCATACATTTAACATGCAAATGGGTGCAAACTGGCAGATAAATAGCAATATGAAAACAAGTCTTAATGCTTTTTATAAGGCAGATATGAGTAGTAGTCATATCTTTGGTGTGCAAGCAAACTTTGGATATGAGTTTTAA